One region of Penaeus vannamei isolate JL-2024 chromosome 36, ASM4276789v1, whole genome shotgun sequence genomic DNA includes:
- the Mettl4 gene encoding N(6)-adenine-specific methyltransferase METTL4: MSVTYAGAESVILNHEMWMLQHYFLREEVDHSAKKKKFQMLFDLRTPFLMDGQAEKIATQLEGKEIKARKRKREHKKMVPQDDDEERHIQEVFAALRLRSEYKEMFSYVPSSDDFRQNNSVIREMRKRFTEISNITLPVLDESHNNADIGVREIENHKFLLPRNVRYICDDVSNLLSHVSGDQFDIIVMDPPWLNKYVKRRCLAHGNHHGYDMMPVSDILALPVGKILSPKALVVVWCTNNASIMEEFVQGLHKWGVHLVATWYWLKVTKGGEPVTPFAASHGKRPYERLLIASNCEKDKDTIPDGLVICSVPSGIHSHKPPLDELLKRFSSPEPRCLELFCRSLLPGWTCYGLEVVRLNHSFLFEDETL, from the exons ATGTCAGTTACATATGCTGGAGCGGAGAGTGTGATATTGAACCATGAGATGTGGATGCTACAGCACTATTTCTTGAGAGAGGAAGTTGACCATTcagcaaagaaaaagaagttcCAGATGTTGTTTGATCTTCGAACTCCATTCCTTATG GACGGGCAAGCTGAGAAAATTGCAACCCAgttagaaggaaaggaaattaaggcaagaaaaagaaaaagag AACACAAAAAAATGGTTCCTCAAGACGACGACGAGGAAAGACACATCCAGGAAGTGTTTGCAGCCCTTCGTTTAAGGTCCGAATATAAGGAGATGTTTAGCTATGTCCCAAGCAGTGACGACTTCAGGCAAAACAACAGTGTGATACGTGAAATGAGGAAAag ATTTACAGAAATCTCAAACATCACGCTTCCAGTCCTTGACGAATCACACAATAATGCAGACATTGGAGTCCGTGAAATAGAAAACCACAAGTTCCTACTTCCGCGAAATGTCCGGTACATATGTGATGATGTTAGTAATCTACTGTCACATGTATCAGGAGATCAATTTGATATCATTGTGATGGACCCCCCATGGCTGAATAAATATGTAAAGAGACGATGCCTTgctcatggaaatcatcatgg GTATGACATGATGCCGGTCAGTGACATTCTTGCTCTACCGGTGGGCAAGATCTTGAGTCCAAAGGCCTTAGTGGTCGTCTGGTGCACTAACAACGCCAGTATTATGGAGGAGTTCGTTCAAGGGCTGCACAAGTGGGGTGTTCACTTGGTGGCAACCTGGTATTGGTTAAAG GTTACCAAAGGTGGGGAGCCTGTGACACCCTTCGCTGCCAGTCACGGTAAACGGCCATATGAACGCTTGCTGATTGCAAGCAACtgtgagaaagacaaagacacaattCCTGACGGATTAGTAATATGCAGCGTTCCCAGTGGAATCCACTCCCACAAACCTCCATTAGATG aactTCTGAAGAGATTTTCATCACCAGAACCAAGGTGTTTGGAACTATTCTGCAGGAGCTTGTTGCCGGGATGGACATGCTACGGGTTGGAAGTGGTCCGTCTGAATCATTCATTTCTGTTTGAAGATGAAACCCTGTAA